A genomic region of Leptolyngbya sp. FACHB-261 contains the following coding sequences:
- a CDS encoding cysteine hydrolase family protein, with protein sequence MTVSVGLLLIDPQNDFVRATGALSVPGAEALLPVWAELLRAARSLGLPIVGSADAHAPDDVEFANHGFPAHCLAGTAGAAYVPEAELNGPLLNFDAALPEPLSDLPRELVIAKQSFDVWDSPLTERLLDSYRNQGITAWAVAGVATDYCVKAAVLGLRARNWPVYLLTDAVEGVTQAGAQAALAEMSNAGATLTNTADFLSSLAQPVV encoded by the coding sequence ATGACTGTCAGTGTGGGACTGCTACTGATCGATCCGCAAAATGATTTCGTGCGAGCTACTGGCGCATTGTCGGTGCCAGGGGCAGAGGCGTTGCTGCCAGTCTGGGCTGAGTTACTGAGGGCAGCGCGTAGCTTAGGCTTGCCCATTGTCGGATCGGCTGACGCTCATGCTCCCGATGATGTTGAGTTTGCTAACCATGGTTTCCCTGCCCATTGTCTGGCAGGTACAGCTGGAGCTGCTTACGTTCCTGAGGCAGAACTCAACGGTCCATTGTTGAATTTTGACGCAGCGCTTCCCGAGCCATTGAGCGATTTACCAAGGGAATTAGTGATTGCCAAGCAAAGTTTCGATGTTTGGGATAGTCCCTTAACCGAACGCTTACTAGACTCTTACCGCAACCAAGGCATTACGGCTTGGGCAGTCGCGGGTGTTGCAACCGATTACTGTGTCAAAGCAGCAGTGCTGGGTTTGAGAGCCCGCAATTGGCCAGTCTATTTGCTAACCGATGCGGTCGAAGGCGTTACTCAGGCGGGGGCACAGGCAGCTTTAGCTGAGATGTCTAACGCAGGAGCAACCCTAACCAACACCGCTGATTTCTTGAGCAGTCTGGCTCAACCGGTGGTTTGA
- a CDS encoding YccF domain-containing protein has product MSLLGNIIWLIFGGLLTGLGYILGGLGICLTIIGIPFGLQSIKLGLATMAPFGKQIVEEPNANGILQLIFNVIWLVTFGWPIALAHLSHAALLAITIIGIPFAVQHVKLIPLSLFPFGRSLR; this is encoded by the coding sequence ATGAGCCTACTGGGTAACATCATCTGGTTGATTTTTGGTGGCCTGCTCACTGGGCTGGGCTATATCCTGGGTGGTTTGGGCATTTGCTTGACGATCATCGGCATTCCCTTTGGGTTGCAGTCGATTAAGCTCGGCCTTGCCACAATGGCTCCTTTCGGCAAACAAATCGTGGAAGAACCCAACGCCAACGGCATTCTCCAGCTCATCTTCAATGTCATCTGGCTGGTAACTTTTGGCTGGCCGATTGCTCTAGCCCACCTCAGTCACGCTGCTCTATTGGCAATTACGATCATCGGCATTCCCTTTGCTGTGCAGCACGTCAAGCTAATTCCGCTGTCTTTGTTTCCCTTCGGTCGGAGCCTCCGCTAA
- a CDS encoding DUF2993 domain-containing protein has product MFGGFSGLPFQGQSGDKVVGSVATTAISALFKHTEALEARVKANPVSKILQGSLDGFDFWGQGLQMYNGLRLAALSLQVEAVAIDLSALLTGQVKLKTSTRSTMRVVLSEEDLTRSFNTPFILEKLQQVSFEGQALYFSDIEVQLLDDNQLSLSAKVGVGSTSNPVALSLKARLELQDDQRVVFTDVVYDGEGQTVALAQTLITHTNSLLDVEKFNLDGVQLRFQRCDTRDRKLIFKGTARFDQFPKRRS; this is encoded by the coding sequence TTGTTTGGTGGATTCAGTGGCCTTCCGTTTCAAGGGCAGTCCGGAGATAAGGTTGTCGGCTCAGTTGCGACCACAGCCATTAGTGCTCTTTTCAAGCACACCGAAGCGCTGGAAGCGCGAGTCAAAGCTAACCCCGTGTCCAAAATTCTGCAAGGCAGTTTGGACGGCTTTGATTTCTGGGGCCAGGGCCTACAGATGTACAACGGCCTACGCCTTGCTGCCCTCAGCTTGCAAGTGGAAGCCGTTGCCATCGACTTGTCTGCTCTGCTAACTGGCCAGGTCAAGCTTAAAACCTCCACTCGCTCGACCATGCGGGTCGTCCTCAGCGAAGAAGACCTGACACGCTCATTCAATACCCCTTTCATCTTAGAGAAGCTGCAACAGGTCAGCTTTGAGGGCCAGGCTCTCTACTTCAGCGATATTGAGGTGCAACTGCTCGACGACAATCAGCTTTCCCTCTCAGCGAAGGTTGGGGTTGGCAGCACTAGTAACCCCGTTGCCCTGAGTCTCAAGGCACGTCTAGAGCTCCAAGACGACCAGCGTGTGGTGTTTACCGACGTGGTTTACGACGGTGAGGGCCAAACAGTCGCGCTGGCCCAAACTCTGATTACACATACCAATAGTCTGCTAGATGTGGAGAAGTTCAATCTCGATGGCGTGCAACTGCGTTTTCAGCGCTGTGATACCCGAGATCGCAAGCTGATCTTCAAAGGCACTGCCCGCTTTGACCAATTCCCTAAGCGGCGGAGCTGA
- a CDS encoding nicotinate-nucleotide adenylyltransferase, producing the protein MSVMPQTIALFGTSADPPTIAHGEIVAWLADHFDRVAVWASDNPFKQHQTYLRHRLHMLELLLSDLQRSNVQLEPDLGHPRALITVQRARERWPDAHLTLVIGSDLVAQLPRWYCVEELLMRVQLLIVPRPGYQLRAADLAAVQALGGQYWIAELTGLPVSSTAYREGDREAGVSAPVQAYIEQEQLYSCQDVAVVT; encoded by the coding sequence ATGAGTGTCATGCCCCAAACCATCGCTCTGTTTGGAACCAGCGCCGATCCACCCACGATTGCTCATGGCGAAATCGTGGCTTGGCTCGCTGATCACTTCGATCGGGTCGCGGTTTGGGCTTCTGATAACCCTTTCAAGCAACACCAAACCTATCTACGCCATCGCTTGCATATGCTGGAGTTGTTGCTCAGCGACCTGCAACGGTCAAACGTGCAACTAGAACCAGATTTAGGCCATCCCCGCGCCCTGATTACAGTGCAACGGGCGAGAGAACGCTGGCCAGACGCTCACTTAACTCTGGTGATTGGCTCTGACCTAGTGGCTCAACTGCCGCGCTGGTACTGCGTGGAGGAGCTACTGATGCGTGTTCAGCTTTTGATTGTGCCCCGCCCCGGCTATCAGTTGCGAGCAGCGGACCTGGCGGCGGTGCAAGCCTTGGGCGGACAATACTGGATTGCAGAACTGACCGGGTTACCCGTTTCCTCGACAGCGTATCGTGAGGGAGACAGGGAGGCAGGGGTCAGTGCCCCGGTCCAGGCGTATATCGAACAGGAGCAGTTGTACTCATGCCAGGACGTGGCAGTTGTGACCTGA
- a CDS encoding NAD+ synthase yields MKLAIAQLNPTIGDLAGNARQILRAAQAAAAQGATLLLTPELSLCGYPPRDLLLDPSFVADCQATLEQLVAEFPAALTGLIGTIEFNPAAEQAGGKPLFNSTALVERGKIRQLFHKRLLPTYDVFDEDRYFEPGHQPNIFTLDGIKIGVTICEDLWNDDQFWGKRLYPHNPIEDLAKHGVDVVVNLSASPYSVAKQKLRESMLHYTAVRFQLPVIYVNQIGANDDLIFDGHSVAFNRQGEVVARAQGFTVDLLNLELDPVKRDLPLGALHPLPECEDAEIWQALVLGLRDYTHKCGFKNVVVGLSGGIDSALTAAIAAEALGPEQVIGVLMPSPYSSDHSVKDALDLAKNLGIVTHTLPIAPLMQGFETALSGVFAGTKPGIAEENIQSRIRGNLLMALSNKFGYLLLTTGNKSELAVGYCTLYGDMCGGLAVISDVPKTRVYSLCRWRNQQSLVIPEHVLTKAPSAELKPDQVDQDSLPAYEILDDILQRLIDAHEAPAQIVAAGHNPDTVAQVAQLVARAEFKRRQSPPGLKITDRAFGSGWRMPIAARRTTSPAPSHQA; encoded by the coding sequence ATGAAACTGGCAATTGCGCAACTCAATCCAACCATTGGCGATCTAGCAGGTAATGCGCGGCAGATTCTTCGGGCGGCTCAGGCAGCTGCAGCTCAGGGAGCAACTCTGCTGCTCACACCCGAGCTGTCGTTGTGCGGTTATCCGCCGCGTGATTTACTACTCGATCCCAGTTTCGTGGCCGATTGTCAGGCCACTCTAGAGCAGCTTGTTGCTGAGTTCCCTGCTGCATTGACGGGCCTCATTGGCACCATTGAATTCAATCCCGCAGCGGAGCAGGCAGGGGGTAAGCCATTGTTCAACAGTACTGCGCTAGTTGAGCGCGGCAAAATTCGTCAACTCTTTCACAAACGCCTGCTGCCGACCTACGATGTCTTTGATGAAGATCGTTATTTCGAACCGGGCCACCAGCCTAATATTTTCACGCTAGATGGCATCAAGATTGGTGTCACTATTTGTGAGGATTTGTGGAACGATGACCAGTTTTGGGGCAAACGCCTCTATCCTCACAATCCGATTGAAGATCTGGCTAAACATGGAGTTGATGTGGTCGTCAATTTATCGGCTTCGCCCTATAGTGTTGCCAAGCAAAAGCTGCGAGAGTCGATGCTGCACTACACCGCAGTTCGCTTTCAATTGCCAGTGATTTATGTGAACCAGATTGGTGCGAATGATGATCTGATTTTTGATGGTCACAGTGTTGCTTTTAATCGGCAGGGTGAGGTTGTGGCTCGGGCCCAGGGATTTACCGTCGATTTACTGAACCTCGAACTGGATCCGGTCAAGCGCGATTTACCATTGGGTGCCTTGCATCCCCTACCGGAATGCGAGGACGCGGAGATCTGGCAAGCGCTCGTTTTGGGCCTTCGCGACTACACACACAAGTGTGGTTTCAAGAACGTAGTGGTTGGCCTCAGCGGGGGGATCGACTCGGCGTTGACCGCCGCAATTGCCGCAGAGGCGTTGGGACCGGAGCAGGTGATAGGTGTGCTGATGCCATCGCCCTACAGCTCCGACCACTCGGTGAAGGATGCACTGGATCTGGCTAAGAATCTGGGTATCGTCACACACACGCTGCCTATTGCTCCCCTGATGCAAGGTTTTGAGACGGCACTCAGCGGCGTCTTTGCTGGAACCAAGCCAGGTATCGCTGAAGAGAATATCCAGTCCCGAATTCGGGGCAATTTGCTGATGGCTTTGTCTAACAAGTTTGGCTATCTGCTGCTGACAACTGGTAATAAATCGGAACTCGCAGTGGGTTATTGCACCCTCTACGGCGACATGTGCGGCGGGCTGGCAGTAATTTCAGATGTGCCCAAAACTCGGGTCTACTCCCTCTGCCGCTGGCGCAATCAACAGTCTTTGGTGATTCCAGAGCATGTGCTGACCAAAGCCCCTAGCGCCGAACTCAAACCCGATCAGGTGGATCAAGACTCACTGCCAGCCTACGAAATACTCGACGACATTTTGCAACGGCTGATTGATGCCCATGAGGCTCCGGCCCAAATCGTTGCCGCTGGTCACAATCCAGATACGGTTGCCCAAGTGGCTCAATTGGTCGCCCGCGCTGAATTCAAACGTCGTCAGTCTCCACCCGGTCTTAAGATTACCGATCGGGCCTTCGGCTCTGGTTGGCGCATGCCCATTGCTGCCCGTCGCACCACCAGCCCGGCCCCTTCTCACCAAGCTTGA
- a CDS encoding alpha-amylase family glycosyl hydrolase, whose translation MHSLRISLLLSGFVLMGLACNASIAQQPVPSSATERVRCNFSATPTPPAISSPRVAEARERNVMVQLFDCRFKEIEAEIPNLVRMGYSHIHVSPPQKSNPADEWWGRYQPIDHTKIEGPLGTEAEFRSMNAAADRAGIDIVVDVVLNHMASYDKIVNLQFPRFSRADFHPQACISYGNRESETRGWIGSDCGLPDLDTSSPYVRQEAKNYLKMLLSYSVDGFRFDAIKHMEPEYFDDVVAAVPKEVFSVGEYISSSPTDLAPYLRNMDAFDFPLLSTMKGAFAFGGDLRSLVTPAASRQALPGPSAVTFVKNHDTANAQFGGFDMSGVDELLAYTYILGREEGFPYVFLDKYKHPLVLAGAKFHNLALGKPVLWTIAEANVLAWQRGRDSWVIINKAGEQLVRENLQTSLEDGDYVDLLSRRTLKVSQGRLPRVELGGSSAAFFVKAVP comes from the coding sequence ATGCATTCATTGAGAATTAGCTTGCTTCTATCTGGATTCGTGTTGATGGGTTTGGCCTGTAATGCCTCAATAGCTCAGCAGCCAGTTCCTTCTAGCGCAACCGAGCGTGTCCGGTGCAACTTCTCAGCGACGCCTACGCCACCAGCGATTAGTTCTCCTCGCGTTGCAGAGGCAAGGGAACGCAATGTTATGGTTCAGCTTTTTGACTGCCGGTTCAAGGAGATTGAAGCAGAGATTCCCAACCTAGTAAGAATGGGATACAGCCACATTCACGTTTCGCCTCCTCAAAAAAGCAATCCAGCTGATGAATGGTGGGGACGTTATCAGCCGATTGACCACACCAAGATTGAGGGTCCTCTCGGAACAGAAGCAGAATTTAGAAGCATGAATGCTGCTGCTGATCGAGCAGGAATCGACATCGTTGTTGATGTGGTTCTAAACCACATGGCAAGCTATGACAAGATTGTCAACTTACAATTTCCACGTTTTTCAAGAGCAGATTTTCATCCCCAAGCTTGCATTAGCTACGGCAATCGAGAATCAGAGACGCGAGGTTGGATTGGTAGCGACTGCGGCTTACCGGATCTCGACACCTCCTCGCCCTATGTGCGCCAGGAAGCAAAAAATTATCTAAAAATGCTATTGAGCTATAGCGTCGATGGTTTTCGTTTTGATGCGATCAAACACATGGAGCCAGAATACTTTGATGATGTGGTCGCAGCAGTGCCCAAAGAGGTGTTTTCAGTTGGGGAATACATTAGCAGTAGCCCTACAGACCTAGCACCCTATCTGAGAAATATGGACGCCTTCGACTTTCCATTGCTGTCCACAATGAAGGGGGCTTTCGCTTTCGGCGGCGATCTCAGGAGTTTAGTCACGCCTGCCGCTTCTCGACAGGCACTGCCTGGTCCAAGCGCTGTCACTTTCGTCAAGAACCATGACACGGCTAATGCCCAGTTTGGCGGTTTTGACATGAGCGGTGTTGATGAACTGCTAGCCTACACCTACATCTTGGGCCGAGAAGAAGGGTTTCCCTATGTTTTCTTGGACAAATACAAGCATCCCCTGGTTCTGGCAGGAGCCAAATTTCACAACCTCGCTTTGGGCAAACCAGTGCTTTGGACCATTGCCGAAGCCAATGTTTTAGCTTGGCAGCGAGGTAGGGATAGCTGGGTGATCATCAACAAGGCAGGCGAGCAGTTAGTGCGCGAAAACTTGCAAACCTCGCTTGAAGACGGAGACTACGTTGATCTCCTGTCGCGCCGGACCCTGAAAGTCAGTCAAGGCAGGCTACCTCGGGTGGAACTTGGAGGTTCTAGCGCCGCTTTCTTTGTTAAAGCTGTGCCCTAA
- a CDS encoding sensor histidine kinase: MQPEKSQSSSLEPSQRSKSAKQPEFLTACLSRLTHHWGIRKKIGFGYGLSIGIAVLGTGIGLLVGDHYQNKAVDKLAAAQEKHKLIEHLEKSFLKAQIQQGKIALAPQNSETQQKETDSLLAITYDIKRLLPQLEASLSVHSISSREAAQDLSEVLSRYDVELEQYIQLIELQRQKGKREVAQEATQEAIQGATQEASQIAPGFSSEFREKQVTVFEQLMRDTEKLTESTLHQEHQATESLNSARTLRFRIMLGSMLLSIAIAIALAYYTSQIISHPIRAVTRVAQQATQESNFELQAPVLTGDEVGLLATSLNQLIQRVSKQLQELKQAQAHSIQSEKMSSLGQMVAGVAHEINNPVSFIYGNLGHIQQYAESLLSLVSLYQKHYPQPVAAIKDEIEAIELDFLCEDFPRTISSIQLGAERIQQIVRSLRNFSRLDEAEMKRVDIHEGLENTLLILNHRTKGKIKIVRQYGDLPEVDCYPAQLNQVFMNILNNAIDELLENGPHIQPQILIQTLAVDHEQVEVRIQDNGSGIKPELSQKIFDPFFTTKPMGKGTGMGLAICYQIIEKHQGQLGVTSNPKSGAEFVVTLPTKFPQPASDEVSAEA, from the coding sequence ATGCAACCCGAAAAATCACAATCTTCATCGTTAGAGCCTAGCCAACGATCAAAATCAGCGAAGCAGCCGGAATTTCTAACCGCCTGTCTCAGTCGTCTAACCCATCACTGGGGCATTCGTAAAAAGATTGGCTTTGGCTATGGTCTCTCGATTGGGATAGCCGTTTTGGGGACCGGCATCGGTTTGCTAGTGGGGGACCACTATCAAAATAAAGCAGTGGATAAGTTAGCTGCTGCCCAGGAAAAACACAAGCTAATCGAGCATTTAGAAAAATCTTTTCTCAAGGCTCAGATTCAGCAGGGGAAGATTGCTTTGGCTCCTCAGAATAGTGAGACCCAGCAGAAAGAAACTGACAGCTTACTTGCCATTACCTATGACATTAAACGGCTCTTACCTCAGCTTGAGGCTAGCCTATCAGTTCACAGTATTTCATCCCGAGAGGCAGCTCAAGACCTCAGTGAGGTTTTGTCTCGGTATGACGTAGAACTAGAACAGTATATCCAGCTCATCGAATTACAGCGTCAGAAAGGCAAGCGTGAGGTAGCTCAAGAGGCTACACAGGAGGCCATTCAAGGGGCCACACAGGAGGCTAGTCAGATCGCGCCAGGCTTCTCTTCCGAGTTTAGGGAGAAGCAAGTAACGGTGTTTGAGCAGCTCATGAGAGATACCGAGAAATTAACCGAATCAACCCTGCATCAGGAGCATCAAGCAACTGAGTCTTTGAATTCTGCCAGAACCTTACGCTTCAGAATTATGCTCGGTAGTATGCTGCTTTCAATTGCGATTGCGATTGCTCTGGCATACTATACCAGCCAAATAATCTCTCACCCCATTCGGGCTGTAACCCGGGTGGCGCAGCAGGCAACTCAGGAGTCCAATTTTGAGCTACAAGCACCAGTTTTGACAGGTGACGAAGTGGGTCTGCTAGCTACTTCTCTCAACCAATTGATTCAACGGGTGTCCAAACAACTGCAAGAACTCAAACAAGCCCAAGCTCATTCGATTCAAAGCGAAAAGATGTCTAGCTTGGGCCAAATGGTAGCTGGTGTCGCTCACGAAATTAATAATCCAGTCAGTTTCATCTATGGCAATCTGGGGCACATCCAGCAATATGCTGAAAGTCTGTTGAGCCTAGTGAGCCTTTATCAAAAGCATTATCCCCAACCGGTAGCCGCGATTAAGGATGAGATTGAGGCGATTGAGCTAGATTTCTTGTGTGAGGATTTTCCTAGAACCATTTCATCGATTCAACTGGGTGCAGAGCGAATTCAGCAAATTGTGCGCTCTTTGCGTAATTTCTCGCGCCTTGATGAGGCTGAGATGAAACGGGTTGATATCCACGAAGGTCTTGAGAACACGCTGCTCATTCTCAATCATCGAACCAAAGGCAAAATCAAAATCGTTCGGCAATATGGTGACTTACCTGAGGTCGATTGCTACCCTGCTCAGCTCAATCAAGTATTTATGAACATCCTCAACAATGCTATTGATGAGCTGCTGGAAAACGGGCCCCATATTCAACCGCAGATTCTGATTCAGACTCTAGCGGTTGACCACGAGCAGGTTGAGGTGCGTATTCAAGATAATGGCTCTGGCATTAAACCAGAGCTTAGCCAGAAAATTTTTGATCCTTTTTTCACGACCAAACCGATGGGCAAAGGTACTGGTATGGGCCTGGCGATTTGCTATCAGATCATTGAGAAGCATCAGGGACAGCTTGGTGTAACCTCCAACCCCAAATCGGGGGCCGAATTTGTCGTTACCTTGCCAACCAAATTTCCTCAACCAGCCAGCGATGAAGTTTCAGCTGAAGCTTAA
- a CDS encoding NrtR DNA-binding winged helix domain-containing protein, whose amino-acid sequence MPGRGSCDLSANALQGSLADFKVGVDNVIFSVDIVLNRLLVLLVMRDEPPFLNQWSLPGTLVRHGESLEDAAYRILSEKIRVRNLYLEQLYTFGGPGRDPREEPNSYGIRYLSVSYFALVRFAEAELIANGVSGIAWYPVSQVPQLAFDHNRLLQYGYKRLRNKLEYSPIAFDVLPEKFTLSDLYQLYSTVLGENFSDYSNFRARLLKLGFLEETGEKVSRGAGRPASLYRFDSEAFAPFKDKPLVFV is encoded by the coding sequence ATGCCAGGACGTGGCAGTTGTGACCTGAGCGCGAATGCTTTGCAGGGAAGCCTCGCAGATTTCAAAGTAGGGGTAGACAACGTCATTTTTTCAGTTGATATCGTTCTCAATCGCCTGCTTGTGTTGCTAGTCATGCGCGATGAGCCACCCTTTCTCAACCAGTGGTCGCTACCTGGAACTCTGGTGCGTCATGGAGAGTCGCTGGAGGACGCTGCCTACCGAATTTTGTCTGAGAAGATTCGCGTTCGCAACTTGTATTTGGAGCAGCTTTACACCTTTGGTGGGCCTGGCCGAGATCCAAGGGAAGAGCCAAATAGCTACGGGATACGTTATCTCTCGGTCAGCTATTTTGCCCTGGTCCGTTTTGCTGAGGCTGAATTAATCGCCAATGGTGTCAGTGGCATTGCCTGGTATCCCGTGAGCCAGGTTCCTCAACTTGCCTTCGACCACAATCGGCTGTTGCAATACGGGTATAAGCGGCTGCGCAACAAACTTGAATACAGCCCGATCGCCTTTGATGTCCTGCCGGAAAAATTTACCTTGAGCGATCTCTATCAGCTTTACTCAACGGTATTGGGAGAAAATTTCTCGGACTATTCCAACTTTCGAGCACGTTTGCTCAAGCTCGGTTTTCTAGAAGAAACGGGTGAAAAAGTGTCAAGAGGGGCGGGTCGCCCTGCCAGCTTATATCGCTTTGACTCCGAAGCTTTTGCCCCCTTCAAAGATAAACCGTTGGTATTTGTTTAG
- a CDS encoding nicotinate phosphoribosyltransferase, whose amino-acid sequence MNTVTSATPISQSQVPSLLVSPDHYGLLTDLYQLTMGACYAGEGLDQKWASFELTVRKLPTDLGYLIAMGLTQAIEYLQQLRFTPEQISALQATGLFERAPERFWELLRQCRFTGDVWAVPEGTAVFAHEPLLRVEAPLWQAQLVETYLLNAINYQTLVATRAARLRDVAGPEATLLEFGSRRAFGPQAAVWAARAALAGGLDATSNVLAALELGRKPAGTMAHALVMAITALEGNEQEAFEAFSHYFPGATLLIDTYDPLVAARTLAARAREGFVLGGVRLDSGDLVELSRSLREILPPETSIFASGDLDEFEILRLRQAGACIQGYGVGTRLVTGSPVNGVYKLVEIEGIPVMKESMGKLTYPGRKQVFRRLTSEGIEDRLALAEEAAQPQEQPLLEQVLQGGKLVRPLEALVAIAQRTRASVEVLPEKVRQIREPVTVEARPSAALQTLVNQTRRVPA is encoded by the coding sequence ATGAACACTGTCACAAGTGCTACACCAATATCCCAGTCTCAGGTGCCGTCTCTGCTTGTCAGCCCAGACCACTACGGTCTGTTGACAGACTTGTATCAGTTGACGATGGGAGCGTGCTACGCCGGTGAAGGCCTTGACCAGAAGTGGGCCAGCTTTGAGCTAACTGTGCGCAAACTGCCAACAGACCTGGGGTATTTGATTGCGATGGGGCTGACCCAAGCCATTGAATATCTGCAACAGCTGCGATTTACCCCAGAGCAGATCAGCGCCCTGCAAGCAACCGGTCTGTTTGAGCGTGCCCCTGAGCGTTTTTGGGAACTGCTGAGACAGTGCCGTTTTACAGGGGATGTCTGGGCTGTACCAGAAGGCACCGCTGTCTTTGCCCATGAACCTCTGTTGCGGGTTGAGGCCCCACTCTGGCAGGCGCAACTGGTTGAGACTTATCTTCTCAACGCGATCAACTATCAGACGCTGGTTGCAACTCGGGCTGCCAGGCTTCGGGATGTTGCTGGTCCCGAGGCTACCTTGTTGGAGTTCGGCTCCCGACGAGCCTTTGGTCCTCAAGCTGCGGTTTGGGCAGCGCGGGCCGCTTTGGCGGGGGGGCTTGATGCCACCTCAAACGTCCTGGCCGCTTTGGAACTGGGACGCAAACCGGCGGGCACAATGGCCCATGCCTTAGTTATGGCAATAACTGCTTTGGAAGGGAATGAACAGGAGGCGTTTGAGGCATTTAGCCACTATTTCCCTGGTGCGACCCTGCTGATCGACACTTATGATCCCCTAGTGGCAGCCCGAACCCTGGCCGCGCGAGCCAGAGAGGGTTTTGTGCTAGGGGGAGTGCGCTTAGACTCAGGTGATTTAGTGGAGTTGTCACGGTCGCTGCGCGAAATTTTGCCCCCTGAAACTAGCATCTTTGCCAGTGGCGATTTAGATGAGTTCGAAATTCTGCGGCTGCGACAGGCAGGCGCTTGCATTCAAGGCTACGGCGTTGGCACTCGTCTTGTGACAGGATCACCTGTTAATGGGGTCTACAAGTTAGTGGAAATCGAGGGGATTCCGGTGATGAAGGAGTCAATGGGCAAGCTCACCTATCCCGGTCGCAAGCAAGTCTTCCGTCGCCTGACTTCTGAAGGGATTGAGGACAGACTGGCGCTGGCAGAGGAAGCAGCTCAGCCCCAAGAGCAACCTCTCCTAGAACAGGTGCTCCAGGGCGGTAAGCTTGTGCGTCCTTTAGAAGCGTTAGTTGCCATTGCTCAACGCACTAGAGCTTCAGTTGAGGTCTTGCCCGAGAAGGTGCGCCAGATCCGAGAACCTGTGACTGTGGAGGCTCGGCCCTCGGCAGCGTTACAGACGCTCGTAAACCAAACTCGCCGCGTTCCCGCCTAA